One region of Candidatus Epulonipiscium sp. genomic DNA includes:
- a CDS encoding YkuS family protein codes for MKNIGIQKGLSPIKDYLKDKGYNVQEFESSLENSMDSLSNVDAIVITGMTEDVTGNETTSTKVPIIDARGMSPEEIEKSLNRI; via the coding sequence ATGAAAAATATAGGAATACAAAAAGGTCTTTCACCAATTAAGGACTATTTAAAGGACAAGGGATATAATGTTCAAGAATTCGAAAGCAGTCTAGAAAATTCAATGGATAGTTTATCTAATGTTGATGCTATTGTTATAACGGGTATGACTGAAGATGTGACCGGTAATGAAACAACATCTACCAAAGTACCTATTATCGATGCTAGGGGCATGAGCCCGGAAGAAATTGAAAAATCTCTAAATAGAATATAG